GGGCGCGGGCCTGGTCGCGGATCAGCCCCAGCATGCCGGCCTGATGCGCGATGTCGAGCGCCGAGGTCGGCTCGTCGAGCAGCAGCGCTGCGGTGTCCTGGGCCAGCATCATCGCCAGCCAGACCCGCTGACGCTCGCCGCCCGACAGCGCATCGACCATGCGGTCGCGGAAGCCCGCAACCCCGGTCACCCGCATCGCCGCCGCCACCTTGTCGCCATCCGCAGCACTGAACCGGCCGAGCGCACCATGCCAGGCAAACCGGCCGAGCGCCACCAGCTCCGCCACCGTCATGCCCTCGGCGGCGGGGGTGAATTGCGGCATATAGGCGACCAGCCGGGCGAAGCCGCGGGCGTCATGGGCCCCGACCGGCCGGCCCTGCAACCGGATCTCTCCGGCGGCCGGCCTCTGCTGCCCGGCCAGCGCCCGGATCAGCGTGCTCTTGCCCGACCCGTTCGGCCCCACCAGCGCATAGACCTTCCCCGCCGCCAGGCTGAAACTCAGCCCGTCGATGATGGGGCGGCCATCGACGGCGATGGTCACGCCGTCGAGGTCGTAGAGGGCCGGGGGGCCGGGGGGCTGATCGGTCATCTCGTCTCCGTCACCAGTCGAGCGACAGGGTGAGCGTCGCGGTGCGGCCGGGGCCGTAGCCGCATTGAGCGGTGCTGCCACATCCCGTGACATACGCCTTGTCGAGCAGGTTGGCGACGTCGACCGAGACACCCCAGCCTGCCTGACGATAGCGGATCGCGGCATCGACCACCGTCGCGTCCGGCACCTTGAGCGTATTGGTCTCGTCCGCCCAGCTCTCGCCCAGATAGCGGATGCCGGCACCGGCGCTCAACCCGTCGAGCACGGCCGACTGGAAGGCGTGGTCGAGCCAGAGCGAGGCGGTCACATCGGGCACCAGGGTCGGGGTCTTGCCCACCAGCGCCTGGGTGGTGTCCCTGGTGATTTCCACATCCCCGACAGATGCCTGGCCGAGCAGGCTGAAGCCATCACCCAATTCCGTCCGCGCCTCCAGCTCGATGCCCCGCGAGCGGATTTCACCACGCTGAAGCTTGCCGAACGGATACAGCAGATTGCCGCCGCTGTCGGTGCGCGTATCGGCCACCTGCGCATTGGTCTTGGTGAGTTCGTAGACCGAGACGGTAAAGAGGGCATCGAAACCGTCCGGCATGTACTTCACGCCGGCTTCGTACTGGACCCCCTTCTCCGGTTCGAAGGGCTTGCCGTCACCGGTGGTCCCGATCTGCGGGTTGAAGACGGTCGCGATACTGACATAGGGCGTGAGGCCGTTTTCGAACGCGTAGCCGAGCCCTGCACGGCCGCTCAACGCCCCTTCAGAACTGTCATAATTGTTGGTGCCCGCTGCCAGACCGTCCTTAGATTCCGTCCAGACCCTGTCATAGCGGCCGGTCAAGGTCAGGATCCAGTTCCGGTCGATGTGCATCTGGTCCTGGACGTAGCCGCCCAGCTGATGCATGTCGAGTGTCTGATCCAGATAGGGTGCGGTGGCCGGTTGAGCGGCGCCATAGACGGGACGGATCACGTTGATCGGCGTCGCCGCGCCCGATTCCTGAACATGATCGATGGTGTAGAAGCGATAGTCGATGCCGGCCAGAAGCTTGTGCTCCACGGCGCCGGTCGCGACCCGCCATTCCGCCTGATTGTCGACGGTGAAGGATTGCGCCGTCGTATCATGGCGGAAGCCCAGGCGACGGAGATCGCCATTGGCTTCGTTCGCCCAGAGATAGGGGTAAGGCCCGCTTTCCCGGACATCGGTCAGGCTGTAGCGGGCATTCTGGCGCAACGTCACGGCATCGTTCAGATCATGCTCCACCTCCCAGCCGAGCATGGCCTGCTTGCGCCGATAGCTGTCCTCATCCTCTTCACTGTAATAGAAATCGCGCGGGATCCGGCCGAAGGCCGCCGGCACCACCGAGCCGACATAGGGCCAGAACCCCCCGGTATGGGTCTGGTCCTGATCCTGATACATGCCGAGCAGGGTGACGCGGGTGCGGTCGCCTTCCCAGGTATAGGAGGGGGCGATGACGCCGCGGAAATCCTCGGCCTCGTCGGTCTCCCAATGGCCGCCCGAGACCTTGCCGGTCACGCGGTAGGACCTGTCCGCATCCAGCGCATCGCCGATGTCGAAGCCCAGGAAGGCATTGCCCCAGTTGTTGATGCCGGTCTCGACATGGCGCAGCCGCTCCCCCGTCGGGCGCTTGCTGACCAGGTTGATCAGCCCGCCGACATTGGCGCCGCCATAAAGTGCCGAACTCGCCCCCTTCAGCACGTCGATCCGCTCCAGCAGGAAGGGATCGATCGAATAGCCGCCGAAACCGTACTGGTAGAGGCCGAGCCCGTTCATGAACACGCCGGTCTGCCCGGCATCGAAGCCGCGGATCATCAGCCAGTCGGTATCGCTGTCGGTGCCGAACTGCCCGGCCTTGACGCCGGCGGTATAGCCCAGCACCTCGTCGACCTTGTTGCCCGGCAGGTCGTCGAGCTGACGGCGGCCGACCACCGACACCGATTGCGGGATTTCGGTGATCGCGGCATCGGTCTTGGACCCGGTGGCGCTGCGCCGCGGCACATAGCCGTCGATCGGGCCGTTGGCGGTCTGAAGATCGTCTTCCACCTGCAATTGCGGCAGAACCACCGCATCGTCGGCCTTGGCCGCCAGCGGCATGCCCGCCAGCAGGGCCAGCAGAGCGACGCTGCCCTTCAGGCTGCGATTGAACGGGATGCGCCCGTTGAACGAGATGCGCCCGAAGGGGGTCGGAGAGATGCGGTCGGTGCCCATGCCTTGATCCTGTCGCCCTTGATCCTGTCACCCTGGTCAGCCGGCGTGATCAGTTGCGAGTGTATATCACTCGCAGTCAGAGCCGGGATTGACCGGATCGGGACGGGTTTGAACGTTTTCGCGACGAATGGCGGCGGCGGCGCATAAAGGTCGTCACGAGACGAGATCGCGCCGCCAGGCGGCGGGGGTGGTGCCCGCCACCTGCTTGAAG
The window above is part of the Tistrella mobilis genome. Proteins encoded here:
- a CDS encoding ABC transporter ATP-binding protein, with the translated sequence MTDQPPGPPALYDLDGVTIAVDGRPIIDGLSFSLAAGKVYALVGPNGSGKSTLIRALAGQQRPAAGEIRLQGRPVGAHDARGFARLVAYMPQFTPAAEGMTVAELVALGRFAWHGALGRFSAADGDKVAAAMRVTGVAGFRDRMVDALSGGERQRVWLAMMLAQDTAALLLDEPTSALDIAHQAGMLGLIRDQARARGQTVVMVLHDVNMAARFADEILALAAGRILARGRPDAILTPDVLGRIYGLPMGIFPHPDTGAAVAYVR
- a CDS encoding TonB-dependent siderophore receptor gives rise to the protein MGTDRISPTPFGRISFNGRIPFNRSLKGSVALLALLAGMPLAAKADDAVVLPQLQVEDDLQTANGPIDGYVPRRSATGSKTDAAITEIPQSVSVVGRRQLDDLPGNKVDEVLGYTAGVKAGQFGTDSDTDWLMIRGFDAGQTGVFMNGLGLYQYGFGGYSIDPFLLERIDVLKGASSALYGGANVGGLINLVSKRPTGERLRHVETGINNWGNAFLGFDIGDALDADRSYRVTGKVSGGHWETDEAEDFRGVIAPSYTWEGDRTRVTLLGMYQDQDQTHTGGFWPYVGSVVPAAFGRIPRDFYYSEEDEDSYRRKQAMLGWEVEHDLNDAVTLRQNARYSLTDVRESGPYPYLWANEANGDLRRLGFRHDTTAQSFTVDNQAEWRVATGAVEHKLLAGIDYRFYTIDHVQESGAATPINVIRPVYGAAQPATAPYLDQTLDMHQLGGYVQDQMHIDRNWILTLTGRYDRVWTESKDGLAAGTNNYDSSEGALSGRAGLGYAFENGLTPYVSIATVFNPQIGTTGDGKPFEPEKGVQYEAGVKYMPDGFDALFTVSVYELTKTNAQVADTRTDSGGNLLYPFGKLQRGEIRSRGIELEARTELGDGFSLLGQASVGDVEITRDTTQALVGKTPTLVPDVTASLWLDHAFQSAVLDGLSAGAGIRYLGESWADETNTLKVPDATVVDAAIRYRQAGWGVSVDVANLLDKAYVTGCGSTAQCGYGPGRTATLTLSLDW